CACAAATTCATAAACTTCATTTACGAATTCAATTAGGAAGATACAAATTCGATAGttcatatatcaaattcatgAAATTGATTTCACATATCAAAGTTCACAATTCCACGATTACATTATATTGATCAATCATTTTGAACATTATTGACGAATCCGGAATACATGCCACTAATAAGCAATTTTAAACTAGGAATCAAGCAATATTAAACATCTAACCAAACACGTTGATATTCTACAACCGAAGTCGAATAAGAAAGCAAAAAACTAATGTAATAATCAATCTATCATAATGATATGCAACTGCCGATTCAGTGGCcagcaataaaaataaagtatagaaTATTTGGTTCCACGTTTCCTTGTGTTGAAACCAGCTTCACAAGCATAAGTGTCGTAGAAAGCAATTCAGTCGTCCAAGCCGTTGAATTTCTTGCCAATGAATGGTTTTACTTTGTTAGGGCATTCGGGCACACAAGTAACTGCATATGGTACAGAATAAACAATTTCTATAAAAGAGGAAAGCAGTACAAGGTACTAAATCAAGCAAACATAACTACATATGATACAGCATAAACAATTTCTATAAAAGAGGAAAGCAATACAAGGTACTAAATCAAGCAAACATGAGATTCAAAATCAGTGTTAAATAAAAGAACAGCAAGCACTTCTATGCTAGCACACACAGTATTTAAAGTGATAGAATTGGTCGTCGATTATTAATTTGAGACAACAACCAGAGATATTTTAACAACTAACATATGCAAATCAGTGTTAAATAAAAGCACAACAAGCACTTCAATGCTAGCACACACAATATTTAAAGTGATAGAATTAGTCgtcaattattaatttgagaTAACAACCTGAGATATTTTAACAACTAACATATGCAATTTCAGCCAATACGTAAGCAACATAACATATTTAACCAAGCAATCTGACTTACGAATTCTTTATGGTGTAATAGAACAACTCATTTATGAATTCAACTAGGAAGATACAAATATGAACTCCGTGAGATTtaatcacaaattcaaaaacttcatttatgaatttaactAGAAAGATACAAATTCAGTAGTTCACATATCAAATTCGTGAAATTGATTtaacatatcaaaatttacaaCTACACGattacataaaattgaatCACATATCGAAAACCAACAAACTGTAACAACACAATTACACGATTACACGATCAGAATTGCTTCTTACCGTCTACAAAATCAGTGAAATGGATGTCATCGGGAACATCATTCTTCATGGATTGACTACTGACTGTAGATTAAAGGAAGAATACAGAgaacaaattgaaaatagcGTTGGAGATTAAAAGATTTGCAGAGACCAAAAATACGATTGCGGTTCTTTTCTAAAGATTTGATAGATTAAtgtcaaaaaatagaagaaagagagaaaggggAAAGACCGTGTTTTACGTTTAGAGAGGAACGGCTGGGATTGAGATTTCCAGTTATAGccttttgcattttttaattcatttttaaaaataattgaaaactGCTACATGTAGAAAACAGTGTAACAAAACAGATCACAACAGAGCATACCAAATCGGACGTCGGAAATTAAGATTAACAGGAAAATAAGCAGATCTACACTACTAGGTCAAGTAAACGAAGAGAAcagtaataaacatccataaTCACGCAGAATTTCACCACCTTGTTTCAGATCCACACATCGAACGCTTAATCCATTCCGGATCCAAGTAATCCGAACTCAACAACAATTAAACCCATCTCCATCGACTCAGATCCAAACAATTCAACTCCGTTCCACAACAACTAAACGATAAATCAACTCCGATTCAACAAGTCAAatgcgaaaagcatccaaaaCAAGTAACTAACACAAATCAACATCAATAGGAAACCAAAACGAAACAATAACATCCATAGCAGTAATATTTAGGTGTTCAACACAGAATCCAACAGACGCCGAGCTTTAAACGATGTAGTCTCGGCTCAAAAaccacaaaaatagaaattaaagtatcaattgtatcttcgccctattgaggacggtgttacaccACGATGAGACGATAAAAACCCGATGAAACCCCCCAAATTACCCCATTCCAATGCAGTGTGAAGAGAAGTGTGTGTGAAAgagtgtgagctaagagctaGAGTGTATGATCATGTATGTTCTCTTTGATGCGTGCTCCACTATTTATAGACGAGGATTTGGTCTTCTAGAGTCTTTTGTGAATTCTCTATTTTGCCCTTCCTAGAATTCTCCTCCACCTGCTTTACTTCTACTCCACGCTCATCATGATTCTCCTTGGTCAGGTAGAATGTTGCTCTTTCACTCCTTTTTCCTCATGATTCCTCCGCCTGGTAGATATTGCTCTTTATTCCTCGGACCTGGTGAATTCTCTACACATCTACACATCTGaacttaaaacatgtgttagACCCTGGAAATCACTGAATTTACCcccataaccgatgcatgaaattggccttatcaacatataattagtcaaatattagtatttctgGTGGTCTTGGTTTGAGGGAAGGATTGTGGGACAAAAAATATCCCACATtggagaatgaacaagagttGCAAGCATATATATGAGCTATCCCAACTTCATTAGTATGACGCCTTTTGGGGAGTACCCCAAGAGCAAAACCGTGAGGGCTTTGCCTAAAGCGgataatatcatattaatGTAGAGTTTGGGTGTTCACCGTCGATCCTCAATTGAAaacaatcattttttcatttaattaaactcATAACCTGGtcataaaatcatttttcgttatatactccctttgtaTCACAAAGTTAGGGAATCCATAATGGGGCGAACGATAGTCCGCCCGATGCATCGGGCGGACTATCATCCGCGCTTTCATCCGTCCCACTGTGGGCGACGCTGACGAAAGCGCAGACGATGCAAcgcgttttttatttttttttaattttttttaaatttttattctatttaaacaCCCAATTTCCCCACCCATTTCATATCTCCCAATTTATTCTCTCCCATCTCTCAAAACTTtccaactttaaaaaaaaaaaaggaatccCGGCAACGACGACTGGAGTACATCGGAAGACATTAGTCAGGCCTTGACTCGGGCCTTATTCAATTGCGTTAATGATGTTGCGGCGGAATGCTTGGCGGAAATGGAGCGCGAGCGggaagcggcggcggcggcgcagGTCCCTCGGCCGATTCGGCGTCGGACGTACGTCCGCCGTGAGCACGACATAGCTCACCAACGTCTGTTCAACGACTATTTTGCCAAGAAACCACGGTGGGGCCCGACGGTTTTTCACCGCCGGTTTAGAATGCGACGAGATCTTTTTCTCCGCATTATCCAGACGTTGGAGGCACTTGATGAATACTTCCAGTATTGGGAAGATGGCGTCGGCAGATCTGGACTTACGTCGTTGCAGAAGTGCATGTTTGCGCTCCGAAAGTTGGCCTATGGAACCACGActgatatgttcgacgagtaccttcacGTTGGGGAGACAACTGGTCGTGAGTGCTTGATGAATTTTTGTAGGGGAGTTGCGGAGGCTTATAGCGACATCTATTTGCGAAGGCCGGCTGCTGAGGATTTCCAGGCCCTGATGCATATGCACGAGATGGCGCACGGCTTTCCTGGAATGTTATGGAGCATTGATTGTATGCActgggagtggaagaattgtccgacggcgtggagaggccaatttacCAGTGCATACAAGGGCAGccacccgacgatgatcctcgaaACCATCGCTGACCATCGGctctggatctggcatgctTACTTCGttgtagccgggtcgaacaacgataacaacgtcctcaactcatCCAACCTCTTAGCCGATCAATGCAGGGGTCCCGGCCCGGCCATCGAGTTCACTGCCAACAGACGCCAATatcatatggggtactacttgGCCTATGGCATATACCCAAGGTGGCTTgtttttgtgaagacgatcagctACCCAATAGGTGACAGGAGAGTGTTATTTGCGGCAAGGCAGGAAGCTGCGCGGAAGGATGTTGTGCGGgcttttggtgtgctccaatcgcggtgggtgatgcactatttattagcactaaaaatacttgcaagtatacaaggtagatctagtatagctaaaggtcagtaccgggacaTCGAACACAGGaaataagattgcaactgtctattatgtactaagcgtcatATACTATTTAGAGAAACGAGAGTTTTTGGgttgattaattaaactaggcagaaagaaataaacaaataatagaaaaCATACAgatataattaacaaataatacaaagCAGACTAAGGAATGTAGAGTTTTAGGAACCACAATCAAAAGCTAATATCCAAAGGACTTCCTTGAATTACGGTCTCTAGAGTCACTAAGCTATCACATatgtaaaactatatcttctctcgaagcatataatttgtagattgctacctagaaccgaagtatccttcctagaactaagacaacaactcctaaaagctcctaagataaatttgcttcattcaaaggctcaaatctctcgattttattggcaaagacgtcaatttctcctctttcaaattagactactcacttctcagttcttgtagtaaaatccacatgcattcaTAAGATGGTCAATCAAacaaatgtataagcacaagagAAATCAAACTAACTACAAGAGCTaacaaggaaaaacaattgaataaataactTATAATCATAGCATGTTTACCAAAAATTCTACAAAAGATGTTAatactcatagacaagtaaaaacaacaaaaagtaaTAGACatgaagtaaaacaaaacaaaacccaaggttgaatgATGTAGTCTtcagtcttctcttgcctagatgtgcagagctccgctccaatggaagatgaAAGAATAATATGTGGAATATGGGATGGAAGAAGTATAGGGATGGAGAGGATTTGAGGCTCTGAGATCGGATGGAAGAAGGTGTAGAGGCGGAAAGGGATTGGAGGAAGGTGTAGAAATGGAGAAGGATTGAGGCTCTGAGATGAAGAATATGAATTAGGTTTGGGTATTTATAGGCGAAGAAAGGTttgtttttaatgattttcaTGCCCTACGATAAATGGGAGAGATTTGGACCACAATTTATAATCAGCtttgactgcactgcgcaGTGTTCGTAGAATGGTTATTACTCTCtacagaactccgattgagacatTCAAcatatccacgcgaagctctttcgaagatgaagagaatggAATGTAGTAAGCACTGATTAGACTTCAAACTTGCTAGCAGAATGGGCTTGAACAGAGGCTGCTGCACCTTAGCCtttttgcacttttttctatctttttctatcatttatcaacaaatacatcaaaataccaaatgtataacatatgcaatttaagaacataattttcaTGATTGGAATTTAAACGAGTTAAATCTAatccttaaaaacatgcaaaatccgtgTTTGTCAGTGGGTAATAGTGAAAGGTCCGGCGCGTTTCTGGTTCAAGGATGTCATTGCCGATGTCATGTATATGTGCATCAtcttgcataacatgatagtcgaacaagAATGTGGAAGTGTCACCGA
The nucleotide sequence above comes from Salvia hispanica cultivar TCC Black 2014 chromosome 5, UniMelb_Shisp_WGS_1.0, whole genome shotgun sequence. Encoded proteins:
- the LOC125189932 gene encoding uncharacterized protein LOC125189932; its protein translation is MEREREAAAAAQVPRPIRRRTYVRREHDIAHQRLFNDYFAKKPRWGPTVFHRRFRMRRDLFLRIIQTLEALDEYFQYWEDGVGRSGLTSLQKCMFALRKLAYGTTTDMFDEYLHVGETTGRECLMNFCRGVAEAYSDIYLRRPAAEDFQALMHMHEMAHGFPGMLWSIDCMHWEWKNCPTAWRGQFTSAYKGSHPTMILETIADHRLWIWHAYFVVAGSNNDNNVLNSSNLLADQCRGPGPAIEFTANRRQYHMGYYLAYGIYPRWLVFVKTISYPIGDRRVLFAARQEAARKDVGDDECGSSSSTATPPVARGLPMGFNEVIARQTSMRSQQDHAQLMNDMIEDVWKRNHH